From the Candidatus Peregrinibacteria bacterium genome, one window contains:
- a CDS encoding PKD domain-containing protein produces the protein MIDPEKKENESLFQKMMEEEVNNVKNKTHTEEATKKLKKSQKLKKGEKRRVSPIALFIGVFLLFLILIALLIFLISYRGSDNPVLQFFGQDEYSVREFLKQVVNASFGFLSVILLLTISISLFFGLSQPKENAGKKRASFLFSLSSFGLQIITIIAWIGMFEYVSAISVPPPPEQEEIAMKLPNGEVLYPPIAPEKTEFLVAPVNIDFSAKNIVAAFERQGSAIRSIEWDPTGEGKFISEGLTPSFRITKTGIRTVSLRILFEDGNELEKNISFTIPQGTFQANPSTGGIPLEVEFDASTISEDIPDVEYFEWDFDDKTSIQETRGPKVLHTFERIGNYEIVLHIFDRYNRVYTFSKTITTTKKPDNIVQAHIETIPQLPERGSTITTGTEIEFSGEKSESIEGSITKYEWSFSDTSKTQSRASIKRKFSSEGFIEVTLTTQDSAGNIGKSTIGFTVVPEPSRPVPIITTLPKAENSVIRGRVPLLVSFDAKETLDTDGDVVSYEWDFDGDKKTDIIGENGEYTYRIPGKYVATLTVQDKEGYVEQAEQQIEVDAQEMQAAILTTPDPPNTEVPCEFQFDGSPSFCGNETCRIDAYNWDFGDGNKNQFTSAKTAHVYRKIGAFPVVLTIFSGEKTASANKTVYCRERGLRACFNATQLSGKTPLSVRFDPTCSEGGVITNWQWDFGDGTTSDERIPSEHVFQKPGQYSVTLSVTDENQNIDRQTATIYAE, from the coding sequence ATGATTGATCCAGAAAAAAAAGAAAATGAAAGCCTTTTCCAAAAAATGATGGAAGAAGAGGTGAACAATGTAAAAAATAAAACACACACAGAAGAGGCAACAAAAAAACTGAAGAAGTCACAGAAATTAAAAAAAGGAGAAAAACGAAGAGTTTCACCAATTGCCCTTTTTATTGGAGTTTTTCTTCTCTTTCTTATTCTCATCGCGCTCCTCATTTTTCTCATTTCCTATCGAGGAAGCGACAATCCTGTTCTTCAATTCTTTGGGCAAGACGAATACTCCGTTCGTGAGTTTCTCAAGCAAGTAGTCAATGCATCATTTGGATTTCTCTCTGTTATTCTCCTTCTTACCATCTCTATTTCACTCTTTTTCGGACTTTCTCAGCCAAAAGAAAATGCTGGCAAAAAACGAGCATCTTTTCTTTTTTCGCTCTCCTCCTTTGGGCTTCAGATTATTACCATTATTGCATGGATTGGCATGTTTGAATATGTGAGCGCCATCTCTGTTCCTCCGCCACCAGAACAAGAAGAAATTGCCATGAAACTCCCCAACGGAGAAGTGCTTTACCCTCCCATTGCTCCCGAAAAAACGGAATTCCTCGTTGCACCAGTTAATATTGATTTTTCTGCAAAAAATATTGTCGCGGCTTTCGAAAGACAAGGAAGTGCTATTCGGAGTATTGAATGGGATCCCACTGGAGAGGGAAAATTCATTTCTGAAGGTCTCACCCCATCATTTCGTATCACAAAAACAGGAATACGAACTGTTTCTTTGCGAATCCTTTTTGAAGATGGCAACGAACTCGAAAAAAATATTTCCTTCACTATTCCACAAGGAACATTCCAGGCAAATCCAAGCACAGGAGGAATACCACTTGAAGTGGAATTTGATGCGAGCACTATTTCTGAAGACATTCCCGATGTGGAATATTTTGAATGGGATTTTGATGACAAAACCAGTATTCAGGAAACACGGGGACCGAAGGTACTCCACACATTTGAACGCATTGGAAACTATGAAATCGTTCTTCATATTTTTGATCGCTATAACAGAGTCTATACATTTTCCAAAACCATAACGACCACCAAAAAACCAGACAACATAGTACAAGCCCATATCGAAACCATTCCTCAACTTCCCGAAAGAGGCTCAACCATTACCACTGGAACGGAAATTGAATTTTCTGGGGAAAAATCCGAAAGCATTGAAGGGAGTATCACAAAATACGAATGGTCTTTTTCTGACACCTCAAAAACACAATCACGAGCAAGTATAAAGAGAAAGTTTTCTTCAGAAGGTTTTATAGAAGTCACACTTACAACGCAAGATTCCGCAGGAAACATCGGAAAAAGCACCATTGGATTTACTGTTGTTCCAGAGCCAAGTAGACCCGTTCCCATCATTACAACCCTTCCAAAAGCAGAAAATAGTGTTATTCGAGGTAGAGTTCCACTCCTCGTTTCATTTGATGCGAAAGAAACACTCGATACCGATGGAGACGTCGTGAGCTATGAATGGGATTTTGACGGAGATAAGAAGACCGATATTATCGGAGAAAATGGAGAATATACATACCGTATTCCAGGAAAATATGTCGCCACTCTTACCGTTCAGGATAAAGAGGGATATGTAGAGCAAGCAGAACAGCAAATTGAAGTTGATGCCCAAGAAATGCAAGCCGCTATTCTCACCACACCCGATCCACCAAATACGGAAGTTCCCTGTGAATTTCAATTTGATGGATCTCCCTCGTTTTGTGGAAACGAAACATGCCGTATTGATGCCTATAATTGGGATTTTGGAGATGGCAACAAAAATCAGTTTACTTCAGCAAAAACAGCGCATGTTTACCGAAAAATTGGTGCTTTTCCAGTTGTACTCACCATTTTTAGTGGAGAAAAAACAGCTTCTGCTAACAAAACTGTCTATTGTCGCGAAAGAGGACTTCGTGCCTGCTTTAATGCTACACAACTCAGCGGAAAAACACCTCTTTCTGTTCGCTTTGATCCAACATGTTCAGAAGGAGGCGTTATCACCAATTGGCAATGGGATTTTGGAGATGGCACCACAAGTGACGAACGCATTCCATCGGAACACGTTTTCCAAAAACCCGGACAATATTCGGTAACGCTCAGTGTAACAGATGAAAACCAGAATATCGATCGGCAAACCGCAACAATTTATGCGGAATAG
- a CDS encoding peroxiredoxin, translating into MVNTLPIFSLPASDGNTYTEQDFQSGLFILYAYPRDMTSGCTLEAQQFQKLLPEFTKKDVKIFGISGDSLRKHASFCKKESLSFSLLADEERKLLSDLGTLKEKSMYGKTYIGIERSTFLIRDGNIEKEWRNVTANGHAEEVLSFLSSKSTL; encoded by the coding sequence ATTGTGAACACACTCCCCATATTCTCCCTTCCGGCTTCCGACGGAAACACTTACACAGAACAAGATTTTCAAAGTGGACTTTTTATTCTCTATGCCTATCCGCGAGACATGACATCGGGATGCACGCTCGAAGCACAACAATTCCAAAAACTTCTCCCAGAATTCACCAAAAAAGACGTTAAGATATTTGGAATTTCTGGAGATTCTCTCAGAAAGCATGCTTCATTTTGCAAAAAGGAATCGCTTTCTTTTTCCTTGTTGGCAGATGAAGAGCGCAAACTCCTCTCCGATTTGGGAACGCTAAAAGAGAAAAGTATGTATGGAAAAACCTACATTGGCATTGAGCGAAGTACATTTCTCATTCGAGATGGAAACATTGAAAAAGAATGGCGAAATGTCACCGCAAACGGACACGCCGAAGAGGTGCTCTCATTTCTTTCATCCAAATCTACTCTATGA
- a CDS encoding peptidoglycan DD-metalloendopeptidase family protein, translated as MAQGSEQDALIQKQTEIQRIERDFQEYQEGKKEEQGKASLLHEESRINRLEDQITTELLDFDEKKRISDEAETQIRSLREQIGTLTGQLIVLDISMNATQQEINLISEHIVRREQDLKKLLEERDNIDSEWDIQKNAVTRMFFLLQKQEKEADTSHFLLKTILSGNSFSRDFQEEQHIVVLENSARLLLSDLESGRKKIDSVSQVIEREQSALSKLQLAKRQEEDLLRGQIQSKDFLRTNSQETEAGFQDLLEQSRKEMEESAQIIADLQENKDLLKEKTLLLEREWNNQLSSRHSSANTLPDEEAESYYQSGDQFLVDEEKYTFSWPVLPKKGISAHYLDPSYKAVFGVEHHAIDIPTPQGTEIKSPALGYVYKVSDNGNGYSSLIIAHRDNLMTVYGHVSEFLVKEGDLVHKGDVIALSGGTPGTKGAGYMTTGPHLHFEVFQNGDHVDPLLFLPPPELFQANSSNDSLSSAS; from the coding sequence TTGGCGCAAGGAAGCGAACAAGATGCGTTGATCCAAAAGCAAACAGAAATTCAGCGTATTGAACGTGATTTTCAAGAATATCAGGAGGGAAAAAAAGAAGAGCAGGGCAAGGCATCGCTTTTGCATGAAGAGAGTCGTATCAATCGTTTGGAAGATCAAATTACAACAGAGCTTCTCGATTTTGATGAAAAAAAACGTATTTCTGATGAAGCAGAAACACAAATCCGGTCGCTTCGTGAGCAAATAGGAACACTTACCGGACAGCTTATTGTGCTCGATATTTCCATGAATGCGACGCAGCAAGAAATCAATCTGATTTCCGAACACATCGTTCGTCGGGAACAAGATCTTAAAAAATTATTGGAAGAGCGTGACAATATTGATTCTGAATGGGATATTCAAAAAAATGCCGTTACTCGCATGTTTTTCTTACTCCAAAAACAAGAAAAAGAAGCAGATACCTCTCACTTCCTCCTAAAAACTATTCTTTCGGGAAACTCTTTCTCTCGCGATTTTCAAGAGGAACAGCACATTGTTGTTCTCGAAAATTCCGCACGGCTCCTTCTTTCGGATCTTGAGAGCGGTCGAAAAAAAATTGATTCCGTGTCTCAAGTTATTGAGCGTGAGCAGAGTGCGCTTTCAAAACTCCAGTTGGCAAAGCGTCAAGAGGAAGATCTTTTGAGAGGGCAAATTCAGTCGAAAGACTTTTTACGCACCAACTCACAAGAAACAGAAGCGGGTTTTCAAGATCTTCTCGAACAATCTCGAAAAGAAATGGAAGAAAGTGCGCAAATTATTGCAGATCTTCAAGAAAACAAAGATCTCCTCAAAGAAAAAACATTGCTCTTAGAACGAGAGTGGAACAATCAGCTTTCTTCTAGACATTCTTCTGCAAATACTCTTCCTGATGAAGAGGCGGAATCATACTACCAATCGGGAGATCAGTTTTTGGTCGATGAGGAAAAATACACTTTTTCGTGGCCGGTGCTTCCGAAAAAAGGGATTTCTGCACATTATCTCGATCCTTCATATAAAGCAGTATTTGGGGTAGAGCATCATGCGATAGACATTCCAACGCCTCAGGGAACCGAAATCAAATCACCTGCGCTCGGATATGTATATAAAGTGAGTGACAATGGAAATGGATACAGTTCTCTTATTATTGCGCATCGAGATAATCTTATGACTGTGTATGGGCATGTTTCCGAATTCCTCGTGAAAGAAGGAGATCTCGTTCACAAAGGAGATGTTATTGCTCTTTCTGGAGGAACACCCGGCACAAAAGGCGCAGGCTATATGACCACCGGTCCGCATCTCCATTTCGAAGTCTTTCAAAACGGAGATCATGTTGATCCGCTTTTATTTTTACCACCGCCAGAGCTTTTCCAAGCTAATTCCTCTAATGACTCTCTTTCTTCTGCTTCATGA
- the folP gene encoding dihydropteroate synthase: protein MKQWKIMGIFNATPDSFSDGGQFLDVDCAKKHLTEMVAQGADMLDIGGESTAPNSVAVSEEEEWSRIKDFLPHAVSLGVPVSVDTWKSSIARCALENGATFINDVTALRGDQDMANVLAKFSASVILMYSKDNSPRTTLSPYAYDDPLETIGDFLEERISYAVSAGIDPENIILDPGMGAFLSSDPAVSFEVLSRLSELKVRFPEQSLLVGTSRKGFLCPNRPPQKRLIASVVSGVFAAERGADILRVHDVSETREALSVLSQFSSFPLFYRGENSNFLQSVFLGLGSNLGNREANIQEAIQLISHFVAVKKISSVYETAPWGKEDQPSFLNAVVETEIPKSSPEEFLKKLQEIEKKIGRQKREKWGPREIDVDILFWGNKKIKSDTLTIPHPYWKERDFVLKPLREIAPNFIKKSSFCHCGLDPQSLNTDPESSLG, encoded by the coding sequence ATGAAGCAGTGGAAAATCATGGGCATTTTTAATGCAACTCCTGATTCATTTTCAGATGGCGGACAATTTTTAGATGTCGATTGTGCAAAAAAACATCTTACAGAAATGGTGGCGCAAGGTGCAGATATGCTTGATATTGGCGGAGAAAGTACAGCTCCCAATTCTGTCGCTGTTTCAGAAGAGGAAGAATGGAGTCGTATCAAAGATTTTCTTCCGCATGCCGTTTCTCTTGGTGTTCCGGTATCGGTTGATACGTGGAAATCATCTATTGCTCGGTGTGCGCTTGAAAATGGAGCAACATTTATAAACGATGTTACTGCGCTTCGCGGAGATCAGGATATGGCAAATGTTCTTGCAAAATTTTCCGCATCAGTGATTTTGATGTATTCCAAAGATAATTCGCCTCGTACAACACTGTCACCATACGCATACGATGATCCTCTTGAGACCATTGGGGATTTTTTAGAAGAACGAATTTCATATGCCGTTTCCGCTGGAATTGACCCTGAAAACATCATCCTTGATCCTGGGATGGGAGCATTTCTTTCATCCGATCCTGCCGTGAGTTTTGAAGTCCTTTCGCGTCTCTCAGAGCTCAAAGTGCGTTTTCCGGAGCAATCTCTTCTTGTTGGGACGAGTCGAAAGGGATTTTTGTGTCCCAATAGACCTCCTCAAAAACGTCTGATTGCAAGTGTTGTTTCGGGGGTTTTCGCCGCTGAACGAGGTGCAGATATTCTTCGTGTGCATGATGTTTCCGAAACTCGGGAAGCGCTCTCTGTGCTTTCACAATTTTCCAGCTTTCCCCTTTTTTACAGAGGTGAGAATTCCAATTTTTTACAAAGTGTTTTTTTGGGGCTTGGGAGTAATCTTGGGAATCGTGAAGCAAATATTCAAGAAGCGATTCAGCTCATTTCTCACTTTGTTGCGGTGAAAAAGATATCTTCCGTATATGAAACTGCTCCGTGGGGAAAGGAAGATCAACCATCTTTTTTAAATGCCGTTGTGGAGACAGAAATACCAAAGAGTTCTCCTGAAGAATTTCTCAAAAAACTTCAAGAAATAGAGAAAAAAATCGGTCGTCAAAAACGGGAAAAATGGGGTCCGCGCGAAATCGATGTTGATATTCTCTTTTGGGGAAACAAAAAAATAAAGTCAGATACGCTCACTATTCCACATCCATATTGGAAAGAGCGAGATTTTGTGCTCAAACCATTAAGAGAAATTGCACCAAATTTTATAAAGAAGAGCTCCTTTTGTCATTGTGGACTCGATCCTCAATCTCTCAACACAGATCCTGAATCAAGTTTGGGATGA
- a CDS encoding phospholipid carrier-dependent glycosyltransferase — protein sequence MSFFWNTLQNVWSQKAENALYFLCIGFLFGWFFFSGLFFVFAIKEGVAPDENYHLSLIYRIFDSHFSVPLIDEGLSLGLTDFLPLLYHRTVALLLPLNIFPVSDLIFLRLLNLFVSMGTILFSFFTLRLISNKKVVHVMGLVIMVALLPFVFLSTAVGYDPPTNFFAVGSLFLLFRLHQKFSPLFLLWLFVFLSLGALVKITFLPYAFFVFLWILFIFWRHRTQMGMFRKAFFQNRRFFSIMFSAICIFVGANVYWYGGNLIRFHHLQPRCEQVFSEEKCSKNIFAARDMLFKKTRADRPLEYSFLQYAPVWISFMEKRITGLVTFQKICGGEFERSACEPVSRNVFWTEQHFFPPLAFSLLFFGFFLFALFSAVLYGITLIFPKRLSIFLKGESVSSLVIFCGLLFLCYVAILIIVNYQGYTQLRVLEVGLHGRYLYPVFLPLIAFSVFFFFRLLPPLVSGMCVVLFLPIFLCAGLPLFLSTSESKFLLNTTYGQTVLPPPLCPKSTPNCQFDPQFFQYCQSERTWQCWEEKRRGVLFPHLFLSSS from the coding sequence GTGTCTTTTTTTTGGAATACACTACAGAACGTTTGGTCACAAAAAGCGGAAAATGCGCTTTATTTTTTGTGTATCGGATTTCTCTTTGGATGGTTTTTTTTCAGTGGTCTCTTTTTTGTTTTTGCCATAAAGGAAGGGGTGGCACCAGATGAAAACTATCATCTCTCTCTTATCTATCGTATTTTTGACTCTCATTTTTCTGTTCCTCTCATAGACGAAGGGCTATCTCTTGGATTAACCGATTTTCTTCCGCTTCTCTATCACCGTACTGTTGCACTTCTTCTCCCACTTAATATTTTTCCGGTTTCTGATCTCATCTTTCTTCGTCTCCTCAATCTCTTTGTAAGCATGGGGACCATCCTCTTTTCTTTTTTTACCCTCCGTCTCATTTCGAATAAAAAAGTAGTTCATGTGATGGGTCTTGTCATCATGGTTGCGCTTCTTCCTTTTGTTTTTTTGAGTACCGCGGTTGGATACGATCCCCCCACAAACTTTTTTGCAGTGGGAAGTCTTTTTCTACTTTTTCGTCTTCATCAGAAGTTCTCTCCCCTTTTTCTGTTGTGGCTTTTTGTTTTTCTCTCTCTTGGGGCACTTGTTAAAATTACCTTTCTTCCTTATGCGTTTTTTGTTTTTCTCTGGATTCTTTTTATTTTTTGGCGACACCGAACACAAATGGGAATGTTTCGAAAGGCATTTTTCCAAAATAGACGCTTTTTTTCGATAATGTTCTCTGCGATATGTATTTTTGTTGGAGCGAATGTCTATTGGTATGGCGGAAACTTAATACGATTTCATCATCTTCAACCACGGTGTGAGCAAGTATTTTCTGAGGAAAAATGTAGTAAAAATATTTTTGCCGCACGAGATATGCTCTTCAAAAAAACACGTGCCGATCGTCCTCTTGAATATTCTTTTTTACAGTATGCTCCGGTGTGGATATCTTTTATGGAAAAGCGGATAACAGGACTCGTCACTTTTCAGAAGATTTGTGGAGGAGAATTTGAACGATCTGCATGTGAACCAGTTTCGCGGAATGTTTTTTGGACGGAGCAACATTTCTTTCCACCTCTTGCTTTCTCTCTTCTTTTTTTTGGTTTTTTTCTTTTTGCTCTTTTTTCTGCCGTTTTATATGGCATTACTCTCATTTTCCCAAAGCGCCTTTCAATTTTCCTTAAGGGGGAGTCAGTTTCTTCTCTTGTTATTTTCTGTGGACTTTTATTCCTTTGCTATGTCGCTATACTCATTATCGTAAACTATCAGGGGTATACTCAACTTCGTGTTTTAGAAGTTGGTTTGCATGGGCGATATCTATACCCCGTGTTTCTTCCTCTTATCGCATTTTCAGTATTCTTTTTCTTTCGTCTTCTCCCTCCCTTGGTTTCTGGAATGTGTGTTGTTCTTTTTCTTCCCATTTTTCTTTGTGCAGGGCTCCCCCTTTTTCTCTCGACTTCTGAGAGTAAATTTCTCCTCAACACTACATATGGGCAAACAGTGCTTCCCCCTCCGTTGTGTCCTAAGAGCACGCCAAATTGTCAGTTCGACCCACAGTTTTTTCAATATTGTCAGTCCGAACGAACGTGGCAATGCTGGGAAGAGAAGCGTCGAGGAGTTTTGTTTCCTCATCTTTTTCTTTCCTCATCATAA